A section of the Chryseobacterium scophthalmum genome encodes:
- a CDS encoding helix-turn-helix domain-containing protein: MNSDSDFIKTVFGLKLKQQRQKKNWSLQDLAVKTGLSKSYLNEIENGKKYPKHDKIIQLSESLNCTFDELVSTKLDKSLAPFNEILQSDFFKEIPLDLFGINKNNLISIISDAPKKVTAFINALIEISQNYNLGKERFYFAVLRSFQELNDNYFPEIEDKVLQFAQENQLKINKNLQTDILEKILTERFNYTIQSEDFEQYGTLDNLRSLFIPEKKLLLLNKKLEQDQKTFIFAKEIGFNVLELKNRPNTYSWLDFGSFEEILNNFYASYFAGALLISKQKTIEETSEFFLQNDWKPTNFEDLIKKLTHSPETFYYRLTNILSSELGIKDLFYLCLVKKKNSDKIQILKELHLNHQQAPHANATNEHYCRRWIAIKNLHELTENETLTDAQISHYKDQGVSYLVISTSQKNPFSDGSNRSYCLGILLNSQTIKKINFIKSETLKTINVGVTCESCSIADCEVRQSPPIRLEKEYFNSGMKNAIEKIRKDF, encoded by the coding sequence ATGAATTCTGACAGTGACTTTATCAAAACGGTTTTCGGACTTAAACTAAAACAGCAGAGACAAAAGAAAAATTGGTCTTTGCAGGATCTTGCCGTAAAGACTGGATTGTCAAAATCTTATCTTAATGAAATTGAAAACGGTAAAAAATACCCGAAACATGATAAAATTATTCAGCTTTCAGAATCTTTAAACTGTACTTTTGATGAATTAGTTTCAACAAAACTTGATAAAAGTTTAGCGCCTTTCAATGAAATTTTACAATCAGATTTTTTCAAAGAAATTCCACTTGATCTTTTCGGAATCAATAAAAATAACCTCATCAGTATTATCAGCGACGCGCCAAAAAAAGTGACCGCTTTTATTAATGCTTTGATAGAAATTTCTCAGAACTACAATTTAGGAAAAGAACGATTTTACTTTGCCGTTTTACGTTCGTTTCAGGAATTAAACGACAATTATTTCCCAGAAATTGAAGATAAAGTTTTGCAGTTTGCACAGGAAAATCAATTGAAAATCAACAAAAATTTACAAACTGATATTTTAGAAAAAATTCTGACTGAAAGATTCAATTACACGATTCAATCAGAAGATTTTGAACAATATGGAACGTTGGATAATCTTCGGTCGTTATTTATTCCTGAAAAAAAATTATTGCTTTTAAATAAAAAATTAGAGCAAGACCAGAAGACTTTTATTTTTGCGAAAGAAATAGGCTTCAATGTTTTGGAATTGAAGAATCGTCCGAACACTTATTCATGGCTAGACTTTGGAAGTTTTGAAGAAATTCTGAACAACTTTTATGCGTCCTATTTCGCAGGAGCTTTATTGATTTCAAAACAAAAAACGATTGAAGAAACTTCTGAATTTTTCTTACAAAACGATTGGAAACCCACAAATTTTGAAGACTTAATTAAAAAACTCACTCATTCTCCCGAAACATTTTATTATCGTTTGACCAATATTCTATCTTCAGAATTAGGAATTAAGGATTTATTTTATTTGTGTCTGGTTAAAAAGAAAAACTCAGATAAGATTCAGATTTTAAAGGAATTGCATCTTAATCATCAACAAGCTCCACACGCTAATGCAACGAATGAACACTACTGTAGAAGATGGATCGCGATCAAAAACCTGCATGAATTAACTGAAAATGAAACATTGACGGATGCCCAAATTTCACATTACAAAGATCAAGGTGTAAGTTATTTGGTGATTTCAACCTCGCAGAAAAATCCATTTTCGGATGGAAGCAACAGAAGTTATTGTTTAGGAATTTTATTGAATTCACAGACCATTAAAAAAATTAATTTTATTAAATCTGAAACTTTAAAAACCATCAATGTTGGTGTGACTTGTGAATCGTGTAGCATTGCAGATTGCGAAGTAAGACAGTCGCCACCAATTCGATTGGAAAAGGAATATTTTAATTCGGGTATGAAAAATGCGATTGAGAAGATTCGGAAGGATTTTTAG
- the aceB gene encoding malate synthase A encodes METKTQLNINTQPQFEEVFSNDLIDFLVELHQNFNAKRLELLEERKKTQQEFDKGILPKFLSETEEIRNGNWICASLPEDLLDRRVEITGPVDRKMIINALNSGASTFMADFEDSNSPTWKNCMEGQINLSDAINRQIDFTNEQGKSYQLNEKTAVLLVRPRGLHLNEKYIEINGKQTSASLIDFGIYFFRNITRLQENGSGAYFYLPKLEHYKEARWWNDVFVFAQNYIGIPQGSIKATVLVETITASFQIDEILFELKEHSSGLNCGRWDYIFSFIKKFRNLPEFIVPDRDQVTMTSPFMSAYSKRVIEICHKRNVHAIGGMAAQIPIKNDYEANSQAFGKVRNDKEREVKNGHDGTWVAHPALVSVAKDIFDQFMPSQNQIDKKFDYKIKENDLLEIPKGEITEKGVRKNINVGILYIESWLMGIGAAAIYNLMEDAATAEISRTQIWQWLKNEAILNDDRTLTREMILQWEFEELERIEKYVGEERFKNGKFNLAKELFNELIFCENFEEFLTLKAYPFI; translated from the coding sequence ATGGAAACTAAAACACAATTAAATATAAATACTCAACCGCAGTTTGAAGAAGTATTCTCCAATGATTTGATCGATTTTTTGGTTGAACTTCATCAAAATTTTAATGCTAAAAGATTAGAGCTTTTAGAAGAAAGAAAAAAAACTCAGCAGGAATTTGATAAAGGAATTCTTCCGAAATTTTTATCTGAAACTGAAGAAATCAGAAATGGAAATTGGATTTGCGCATCGCTTCCTGAAGATTTGCTCGACAGACGAGTAGAAATTACAGGACCAGTCGATCGAAAAATGATAATCAATGCTCTCAATTCTGGTGCTTCAACGTTTATGGCAGATTTTGAAGACAGCAATTCGCCAACCTGGAAAAACTGTATGGAAGGACAAATCAATCTTTCTGATGCCATCAATAGACAAATTGATTTTACGAATGAGCAGGGCAAATCTTATCAGTTGAATGAAAAAACGGCTGTTTTGTTGGTTCGGCCGAGAGGTTTGCATTTAAATGAAAAGTATATTGAAATTAATGGTAAACAAACTTCTGCTTCGTTAATCGATTTTGGAATTTACTTTTTCAGAAATATAACAAGATTGCAGGAAAACGGAAGTGGAGCTTATTTTTATCTTCCAAAATTAGAGCATTACAAAGAAGCTCGTTGGTGGAATGATGTTTTTGTTTTTGCTCAAAATTATATTGGGATTCCGCAAGGTTCTATTAAAGCAACAGTTTTAGTTGAGACAATTACGGCTTCTTTTCAGATCGACGAAATTTTATTTGAATTAAAAGAACACAGCTCTGGTTTGAATTGCGGACGATGGGATTATATTTTTTCATTCATTAAAAAATTCAGAAATCTTCCTGAGTTTATCGTTCCCGATCGTGATCAGGTGACCATGACTTCACCTTTCATGAGTGCTTACTCTAAAAGGGTAATTGAAATCTGCCACAAAAGAAATGTTCATGCAATCGGCGGAATGGCAGCGCAAATTCCTATTAAAAATGATTATGAAGCAAATAGTCAGGCTTTCGGAAAAGTGAGAAATGATAAAGAAAGGGAAGTTAAAAATGGTCACGACGGAACTTGGGTGGCGCATCCGGCTTTGGTTTCTGTAGCGAAAGATATTTTCGACCAATTTATGCCTTCACAAAATCAAATTGATAAAAAGTTTGATTATAAAATTAAAGAAAATGATTTGTTGGAAATTCCGAAAGGTGAAATCACTGAGAAAGGGGTAAGAAAAAACATCAACGTCGGAATTCTTTACATCGAATCATGGTTAATGGGAATTGGAGCTGCAGCCATTTACAACCTGATGGAAGATGCGGCCACGGCTGAAATTTCAAGAACCCAAATCTGGCAATGGCTAAAAAATGAAGCGATATTAAATGATGATCGAACATTGACGAGAGAAATGATTTTGCAGTGGGAATTTGAAGAATTAGAACGCATCGAAAAATATGTAGGTGAAGAACGTTTCAAAAACGGAAAATTCAATCTGGCAAAAGAGCTTTTCAACGAATTGATTTTCTGCGAAAACTTCGAAGAATTTTTAACCTTAAAAGCATATCCATTTATTTGA
- the aceA gene encoding isocitrate lyase → MKTRQDQIQEIEKDWLENPRWNGVKRPYTAEEVLKLRGSYKLDYTIATEMSKKFWDKLNSQDFVAGLGALTGNQAVQEVDAGLEAIYLSGWQVAADANLSGEMYPDQSLYPANSVPSVVKKINNALLRADQIQSVNGNGEKEYLVPIIADAEAGFGGNLNAYELMKQMIEAGAAAVHFEDQLSSAKKCGHLGGKVLVPTQEAINKLISARLAADVLGVPSLIIARTDADAADLLISDIDDRDKKFVTGERTSEGFYVVKNGVEQGIDRGLSYAPYADLIWMETSNPDLEQARQFAEGIHAKYPGKMLAYNCSPSFNWAARLSVEEMLNFREELAKLGYKFQFITLAGFHALNTAMFELALAYKEKGMAGYSELQEREFALQQKGFRAVKHQTFVGTGYFDEVQNIVTGGSSATVAMKDSTETAQFH, encoded by the coding sequence ATGAAAACAAGACAAGATCAAATTCAGGAAATAGAAAAAGACTGGTTAGAAAACCCACGTTGGAATGGTGTGAAAAGACCTTATACAGCAGAAGAGGTATTAAAACTTCGAGGTTCTTATAAATTAGATTATACGATTGCAACAGAAATGTCAAAGAAATTTTGGGATAAACTGAATTCTCAGGATTTTGTTGCAGGACTAGGTGCATTAACGGGAAACCAAGCTGTACAGGAAGTTGACGCAGGATTGGAAGCGATTTACCTTTCAGGATGGCAGGTTGCTGCAGACGCGAATTTATCTGGTGAAATGTATCCTGATCAATCGTTGTATCCTGCGAACTCAGTGCCTTCTGTTGTGAAAAAAATTAATAATGCTTTGTTGAGAGCAGACCAAATACAATCAGTAAACGGAAATGGTGAAAAGGAATATTTAGTTCCGATAATTGCTGATGCAGAAGCTGGTTTCGGTGGAAATTTGAATGCGTATGAATTAATGAAGCAGATGATTGAAGCGGGAGCTGCAGCGGTACATTTTGAAGATCAGTTGTCTTCTGCGAAAAAATGTGGTCATTTGGGCGGAAAAGTTTTGGTTCCGACTCAGGAAGCGATTAATAAATTAATTTCGGCTCGTTTGGCGGCGGATGTTTTGGGTGTTCCAAGTTTAATTATTGCAAGAACGGATGCTGATGCAGCAGATTTGTTGATTTCAGATATTGATGACAGAGATAAAAAATTTGTAACTGGTGAAAGAACCTCCGAAGGTTTTTATGTGGTGAAAAATGGAGTAGAACAGGGAATTGACAGAGGTTTATCTTATGCTCCTTACGCAGATCTAATATGGATGGAAACTTCAAATCCTGATCTGGAGCAGGCAAGACAATTTGCAGAAGGAATTCATGCAAAATATCCGGGAAAAATGTTGGCTTATAATTGTTCGCCTTCTTTCAACTGGGCAGCAAGACTAAGTGTTGAAGAAATGTTGAATTTCAGAGAAGAATTGGCGAAATTGGGTTACAAATTCCAGTTTATTACATTGGCTGGTTTCCATGCATTAAATACGGCGATGTTTGAATTGGCTTTAGCTTATAAAGAAAAAGGAATGGCGGGTTATTCTGAACTACAGGAAAGAGAATTTGCCTTGCAGCAAAAAGGTTTCAGAGCGGTAAAACACCAGACTTTTGTGGGGACAGGATATTTTGATGAGGTTCAGAATATTGTTACAGGAGGTTCTTCGGCGACTGTTGCGATGAAAGATTCTACAGAGACTGCACAGTTTCATTAA
- a CDS encoding acyl-CoA thioesterase: protein MSLIFEKQIKITEQHIDANNHVNNVQYVKWVEEIAGEHWDSVKDQLGFPDDIWMLLDHHIQYKKQVYLDDVVTIRTYPKSPEGIRQPRKVEFYCNDALVVDSLTLWVFIDKETHKIKRLDENWLSLL, encoded by the coding sequence ATGAGTTTGATTTTTGAAAAGCAAATAAAAATTACAGAACAACATATTGATGCAAATAATCACGTCAATAATGTACAATATGTAAAATGGGTGGAAGAAATTGCGGGCGAACATTGGGATTCTGTAAAAGATCAATTAGGTTTTCCAGATGATATCTGGATGCTTCTCGATCATCATATTCAATACAAAAAGCAGGTTTATTTAGATGATGTTGTTACGATAAGAACTTATCCAAAATCACCGGAAGGAATTCGACAGCCAAGAAAAGTAGAATTCTATTGCAATGATGCTTTGGTTGTAGATTCTCTCACGCTTTGGGTTTTTATTGATAAAGAAACGCATAAAATTAAAAGATTGGATGAGAATTGGCTAAGCTTACTTTGA
- a CDS encoding Yip1 family protein, whose product METKYTEDQFEEFEKYDALSDQDIFTKIWTEPRRIFKFINDTQYEKYLYFFMFLAGVASAFQRSSSKNMGDHSSLFLIVFGCVILGGALGWISYYIYAALLSWSGKWLNGVGNTSSIFRMMAYAMIPSILGLFFLFLQIAVYGVDYFTDFAGYLETGMFINVVFWISFIIENLLSLATLVFMVIGLSEVQKFSIGKAIANLLLPIAFIVVPIVLIVCIATIF is encoded by the coding sequence ATGGAAACAAAATATACAGAAGATCAATTTGAGGAGTTTGAAAAATATGATGCACTTTCTGATCAAGACATTTTTACAAAAATCTGGACAGAGCCAAGAAGGATTTTCAAATTTATAAACGACACGCAGTACGAAAAATATTTGTACTTCTTTATGTTTCTTGCGGGTGTAGCGAGTGCTTTTCAGCGCTCTAGTTCTAAAAATATGGGTGATCATTCATCACTGTTTTTAATTGTTTTCGGATGCGTTATTCTTGGTGGAGCTTTGGGGTGGATTTCCTATTATATTTATGCAGCACTTTTAAGTTGGTCGGGAAAATGGCTGAATGGCGTTGGAAATACATCTTCCATTTTTAGAATGATGGCTTATGCAATGATTCCTTCAATTTTAGGTCTGTTTTTTCTGTTTTTGCAGATTGCTGTTTATGGCGTTGATTATTTTACAGATTTTGCAGGATATTTGGAAACAGGTATGTTCATAAACGTTGTTTTCTGGATTTCATTCATTATAGAAAATCTATTATCACTTGCAACTTTGGTTTTTATGGTGATCGGGCTTTCAGAAGTGCAAAAATTTTCGATAGGAAAAGCCATTGCCAATCTTCTTTTACCCATTGCCTTCATTGTTGTGCCAATTGTGCTGATTGTATGTATAGCGACGATATTTTAA
- a CDS encoding 6-pyruvoyl trahydropterin synthase family protein, which produces MIRITKIFTFETAHVLYNYDGKCKNMHGHSYKLFVTVKGKPINDLENPKNGMVVDFGDIKDIVKSEIVDVWDHAVLINGVSPHRELGEGLESQGHKVIYCTFQPTCENMLYAIAAKVKSKLPEGISLAYLKLHETENSYGEWFAEDN; this is translated from the coding sequence ATGATACGTATTACAAAAATTTTTACATTCGAAACTGCTCATGTTTTGTACAATTATGACGGGAAATGTAAAAATATGCACGGACATTCCTATAAACTTTTCGTTACAGTAAAAGGAAAACCGATAAATGATCTTGAAAATCCTAAAAACGGAATGGTGGTAGATTTTGGCGATATTAAAGATATTGTAAAATCTGAAATTGTTGATGTTTGGGATCATGCTGTTTTGATTAACGGAGTTTCTCCACATAGAGAATTGGGTGAAGGTTTAGAAAGTCAGGGTCATAAAGTGATCTACTGTACTTTTCAGCCGACTTGCGAAAATATGTTGTACGCCATTGCTGCAAAAGTAAAATCAAAACTTCCGGAAGGAATTTCTTTAGCTTATCTTAAACTTCACGAAACCGAAAACTCTTACGGAGAATGGTTTGCAGAGGATAATTAA
- a CDS encoding UDP-2,3-diacylglucosamine diphosphatase, which yields MIKTTINLEPGKKVYFASDQHFGAPNPKESKVREEKFIRWMNEIKEDAQVLFLMGDLFDFWHEWNHVIPKGYVRVLGKIAELKDHGVQVYFFVGNHDLWMKDYLEEEIGCTVFYKKQYFEIAGKQFLLAHGDGLGPGDKGYKRMKKVFTNPIAQWFFKWLHPDIAMKIALYMSQKNKMISGDEDKAFLGEDKEFLIIYSKKKLETENIDYFIYGHRHLPMVLDLGKNSKYINLGDWISYFTYGVFEHDFHLKTFEKQE from the coding sequence GTGATTAAAACAACCATCAATTTAGAGCCGGGAAAAAAAGTATATTTTGCTTCGGATCAGCATTTTGGAGCTCCTAATCCTAAGGAGAGTAAAGTGCGTGAAGAAAAATTTATCCGATGGATGAATGAGATCAAAGAAGATGCCCAGGTTTTATTTTTGATGGGTGACTTATTTGATTTTTGGCACGAATGGAATCATGTCATTCCAAAAGGTTATGTACGTGTTCTAGGAAAAATTGCAGAATTAAAAGATCACGGTGTTCAGGTTTATTTTTTTGTAGGAAACCACGATTTGTGGATGAAAGATTATCTTGAAGAAGAAATTGGCTGTACTGTTTTTTATAAAAAACAATATTTTGAAATTGCAGGAAAACAGTTTCTTTTAGCTCATGGGGACGGTTTAGGACCAGGAGATAAAGGGTATAAAAGAATGAAAAAAGTCTTTACAAATCCTATTGCACAATGGTTTTTCAAATGGTTGCATCCCGACATTGCGATGAAGATTGCTTTGTATATGTCACAAAAAAATAAAATGATTTCTGGTGATGAAGACAAAGCCTTTTTAGGAGAAGATAAAGAGTTTTTGATTATTTATTCTAAAAAGAAGCTTGAAACAGAGAATATTGATTACTTTATTTACGGTCACCGACATTTGCCGATGGTTTTAGATTTAGGAAAAAATTCAAAATACATCAATCTGGGAGACTGGATTTCCTATTTCACCTATGGAGTTTTCGAGCACGATTTTCACTTGAAAACTTTTGAAAAACAGGAATAA
- a CDS encoding acyl transferase → MENIFNIKTEHDFLAASLKTFRYQYDNIEVYRKFVDYLKINPEEVKSLDKIPFLPIEMFKNHQILDKNVSTELYFQSSGTTQMNLSKHFIADENIYQESIYKSFEQFIGKPEDFIFLGLLPSYLEKQNSSLIYMVDYLMKKSDKPENGYFLYNHEDLFKLLNQLKDKNVILFGVSFALLDFLDFCNSSSQAIQFSKTLTVIETGGMKGRKEEMTKDELLKILQDGFKTDKIYSEYSMTELLSQAYSLGQNEYQCPNWMCVLMRNVEDPFSYEKEGKTGAINIIDLANIHSCSFIATQDLGKIVGDKFQVLGRIDHSDIRGCSLLVS, encoded by the coding sequence TTGGAAAATATATTTAATATAAAGACAGAGCATGACTTTTTGGCTGCGTCACTCAAGACATTTCGTTATCAATATGACAATATAGAAGTGTATAGAAAGTTTGTTGACTATTTGAAAATCAATCCGGAAGAAGTTAAAAGTTTAGATAAAATTCCGTTTTTGCCCATTGAGATGTTTAAAAATCATCAGATTTTAGACAAAAATGTATCTACAGAACTATATTTTCAGAGTTCGGGAACGACTCAGATGAATTTGTCTAAGCATTTCATTGCCGATGAAAATATTTATCAGGAAAGTATTTACAAAAGTTTTGAACAGTTTATCGGAAAACCGGAAGATTTTATTTTTCTTGGATTGCTGCCAAGTTATCTTGAAAAACAAAATTCTTCTTTAATCTATATGGTTGATTATTTAATGAAAAAATCCGATAAACCTGAAAACGGATATTTTCTTTACAATCATGAAGATTTATTTAAACTTTTAAATCAGTTAAAAGATAAAAATGTTATTCTCTTCGGTGTTTCATTTGCACTTTTAGATTTCCTTGATTTCTGCAACTCAAGCTCTCAAGCTATACAATTCTCCAAAACTCTGACCGTGATCGAAACGGGCGGAATGAAAGGCAGAAAAGAGGAAATGACCAAAGATGAATTGCTGAAGATTTTGCAGGACGGTTTTAAAACCGATAAAATTTATTCGGAATATTCTATGACTGAGCTTCTTTCGCAAGCATATTCTTTGGGGCAAAATGAATATCAATGCCCAAACTGGATGTGTGTTTTAATGAGAAATGTAGAAGACCCTTTCAGTTATGAAAAAGAAGGAAAAACCGGTGCGATTAATATTATTGATTTGGCAAACATTCATTCTTGCTCATTTATTGCTACTCAGGACTTAGGAAAAATTGTTGGCGATAAATTTCAGGTTTTGGGAAGAATTGACCATTCCGATATTCGTGGTTGCAGCTTGCTGGTAAGCTAA
- the aqpZ gene encoding aquaporin Z, producing MISKTSKFVAEMFGTMVLVLMGCGSAVIAGADGTTGVGLLGISLAFGLSVVAMAYAIGHISGCHINPAISIAMVAAGRMKMGEAISYVIAQIIGAIIGAGILYLIFTNHPGAEMKPWALGSNGWGTGYLDQYNTIAAFVAEFVFTFIFLMVILGSTSTKNINGGFAGLAIGFSLVLIHIVGIKITGVSVNPARSIGPAIFAGGEALSQLWLFILAPVLGGVFAAFTYNLLIEKPEAAK from the coding sequence ATGATTTCAAAAACCTCAAAATTCGTTGCTGAAATGTTCGGCACCATGGTCTTAGTTTTAATGGGTTGCGGAAGCGCTGTAATTGCAGGAGCAGATGGAACCACAGGAGTAGGACTTCTAGGAATTTCTTTAGCATTTGGCCTTAGTGTTGTTGCCATGGCTTATGCAATTGGTCACATTTCGGGATGTCACATTAATCCTGCAATTTCAATTGCTATGGTTGCAGCAGGAAGAATGAAAATGGGCGAAGCAATTAGCTACGTTATTGCTCAGATTATCGGAGCCATCATTGGAGCCGGAATTCTTTACCTGATTTTCACCAACCATCCCGGTGCAGAAATGAAACCGTGGGCTTTAGGATCTAATGGTTGGGGAACCGGATATCTTGATCAGTATAATACAATTGCAGCTTTTGTTGCTGAATTCGTTTTCACTTTTATATTTTTGATGGTGATTTTAGGATCAACTTCTACAAAAAACATCAATGGTGGATTTGCAGGTTTAGCAATTGGTTTTTCTTTGGTTCTAATTCATATTGTTGGAATTAAAATAACCGGAGTTTCTGTAAACCCGGCAAGAAGTATTGGTCCCGCAATTTTTGCAGGTGGAGAAGCGCTTTCTCAATTATGGTTATTTATTTTAGCTCCCGTTTTAGGTGGAGTTTTCGCAGCATTCACTTACAATTTACTGATTGAAAAGCCTGAAGCGGCAAAATAG
- a CDS encoding DUF5715 family protein has protein sequence MRKYLFIIPLFFHHTFSSQQSKKTLPCYDLTEVLKVEPTPLYKPHLDASKSFNVKLLKNTATVQKYINNGKFHSIKKSGKGFKVQKLDYSRAWMVSKGKATLEKIGARFSKETKGHTFTVSSITRTLEDQCRLRRVNSNASLGISSHNYGNSFDISYVRFNGVLKNNPKMEAALEKVLKYYADAGRIYYIKEKQQSCFHVTVRNY, from the coding sequence ATGAGGAAGTATCTTTTTATAATCCCTTTATTTTTCCATCATACTTTTTCTAGTCAGCAATCCAAAAAAACGCTGCCTTGTTATGATCTTACGGAAGTTTTAAAAGTTGAGCCGACTCCGCTTTATAAACCACATTTGGATGCTTCGAAAAGCTTTAATGTGAAACTTCTGAAAAATACAGCAACCGTTCAGAAATATATTAATAACGGGAAATTTCATTCCATCAAAAAATCAGGAAAAGGCTTTAAGGTTCAGAAATTAGATTACAGCAGAGCCTGGATGGTTTCTAAAGGAAAGGCGACTTTAGAAAAAATCGGTGCAAGATTCAGTAAAGAAACAAAAGGTCATACTTTTACAGTTTCATCGATTACCAGAACACTTGAAGATCAATGCAGGTTGAGAAGAGTAAATTCTAACGCAAGTTTAGGGATTAGTTCGCATAATTACGGTAATTCATTCGATATTTCTTATGTAAGATTTAATGGTGTTTTAAAGAATAATCCAAAAATGGAAGCTGCATTAGAAAAGGTGTTGAAATACTATGCGGATGCAGGGCGCATTTATTACATTAAAGAAAAACAACAGAGCTGTTTTCATGTGACGGTGAGAAACTATTAA
- a CDS encoding sensor histidine kinase codes for MFNRIYLFKIKEVTLNINLLILIIVTLAVIVFFILLAYKTFVDRILKEKEAQNLAEIQHQKQLVLENTKVQEEERKRIAVSVHDDIGNRLNILSLWLNNLDIEDDSTSEVISGQISELIDSTRNISHSLYPVNLERLGLILYIEELITNLSARINISLHVSSEYQKKDVFVEVQIYRIIQEFTTNVIKHSSADKIDILIKDFNDFTGIVIFDNGQGFDYEKVKKGMGIKNIESRMQSMDAKFKWKSIINKGSRLIFKIQKNNE; via the coding sequence TTGTTCAATCGTATATACCTTTTTAAAATTAAAGAAGTAACCTTAAATATCAATCTGCTTATTCTGATAATTGTAACACTTGCAGTTATTGTATTTTTTATATTGTTGGCGTACAAAACCTTTGTAGATCGTATTTTAAAAGAAAAAGAAGCGCAGAATTTAGCTGAAATTCAGCATCAGAAACAGTTGGTTTTAGAAAACACCAAAGTCCAGGAAGAAGAACGTAAAAGAATTGCGGTTTCGGTTCATGATGACATTGGCAACAGATTAAATATTCTTTCTTTATGGCTAAATAATCTAGATATTGAAGATGACTCAACATCAGAAGTTATTTCAGGCCAAATTTCAGAATTAATTGATAGTACGAGAAATATTTCACATTCGCTTTATCCTGTAAACCTCGAAAGGTTAGGTTTGATTTTATATATCGAAGAATTAATTACCAATTTATCGGCAAGAATTAATATTTCACTCCATGTTTCTTCAGAATACCAAAAAAAAGATGTGTTTGTAGAAGTTCAGATATATCGAATAATACAGGAGTTTACAACGAATGTGATCAAGCATTCAAGTGCAGACAAAATTGATATTCTCATCAAAGATTTTAACGATTTTACAGGAATTGTTATCTTTGATAACGGGCAGGGTTTTGATTATGAAAAGGTCAAAAAAGGAATGGGAATCAAAAATATAGAATCCAGAATGCAGTCGATGGATGCCAAATTCAAATGGAAAAGTATCATAAATAAAGGAAGCAGATTAATCTTTAAAATTCAGAAAAATAATGAGTGA
- a CDS encoding response regulator produces MSDQIKIALVDDEQLILEGVKMLLSKEKNFSVTMMANNGNLFLENLETCAEEDFPDIALVDVQMQPMNGFELVEILKDKYPDLKIIILSSHYKTSVLGYMVKLGVSAFLPKNSDKKLFIEAISRVFENGIFFTNEDHEMLLSYMNNTSKKKSLFSMDHDLSEREKDVVKLICQEFTNHEIAEKLFISPRTVESHRQRAIEKIGAKNTVGIVIYAIVNNIYSPA; encoded by the coding sequence ATGAGTGACCAAATAAAAATTGCCTTGGTTGATGATGAACAGCTAATTCTCGAAGGAGTAAAAATGCTTTTGTCAAAAGAAAAAAACTTTTCGGTAACGATGATGGCAAATAATGGAAACCTTTTTCTAGAAAATCTTGAGACGTGTGCTGAAGAAGATTTCCCAGATATTGCCTTAGTTGATGTTCAGATGCAACCAATGAATGGTTTCGAATTGGTTGAAATTTTAAAAGATAAATATCCTGATTTAAAAATTATTATACTTTCATCTCATTACAAAACATCGGTTTTAGGCTACATGGTCAAGTTGGGAGTTTCTGCTTTTCTTCCAAAAAATTCCGACAAAAAATTGTTTATAGAAGCCATATCAAGAGTTTTTGAAAATGGTATTTTCTTTACGAATGAAGACCATGAAATGCTTCTTTCTTACATGAATAATACTTCCAAGAAAAAATCACTTTTCAGTATGGATCATGATCTTTCCGAAAGAGAAAAAGATGTTGTGAAGCTGATTTGCCAGGAATTTACCAATCACGAAATCGCCGAAAAGCTTTTTATCAGTCCACGAACTGTAGAAAGTCACAGACAAAGAGCCATCGAAAAAATAGGCGCAAAAAATACGGTAGGAATTGTAATTTACGCTATCGTCAACAATATTTATTCCCCGGCTTAA